The genomic window gaacaatgacttcaccagcctttgcttcatggagGACGACAATGACAGCGACCCCGAACTTgattcttctgaggtatcaccttcctacGACCATCTTTCTGTTTaggtcgataccttgaatgatgcgcttgttagccaggatagattGCTCAAGAGAGCGGTTCGAGAAGTAAAGGAACTTaagtctaggctagaatgttcatcttctgagcttgagttacTTAAGTCTAGGGCAAATGATGAGATGTGTGATAGTTGCtttgtggtcatgagtgagtTTACCGAGCTTCAAACTTTACATGCTCAAGTCatcagtcggcttgagactgccaagaagaagctccttcaGGAGGAGTTTAGACCTACTCCCTTAGGCGCTTGTAAGAATTgtcctttgctctcaaaggatgttgatgtgaaagctaAGCGCATAtaagagctagagtctagattgcaGAGTGTcgagagttctaaggatgtgtaaCAAAACTGTCCCACTTGCatgatccttaaggacaagctcgGTTAGGTTAGAGGGAAGGTTCagaagctcatggctgagaatgagtatctcctttctcttgtggagaagtgcttagaaggcaagggcaaaatggatttgatcttggccaagaccaagatgtgtgccaatAAGGCGTGTTTAGTTTTGGAGTtcggttttgagagggtggcttacaatgggttGGCTAGATTGTTTTCAACttacctactaccctagaagctaaGAAGTCCAAAATTAATGTCATACCcccatcaagaaacccactCCACAATTCATAAAGAAGAAAGCCACACCATAACCCAAGAGACCTCCACAGACCAAGATGAGAGCTCCTGTGAGAGAGGCTAGAGTGACCGACAGTCGAGTTCCAAAGAAACGCTACCATTGCACCAACTGCCAGATAGAAGATCACcttgttggattttgcttttgccgtaggagggatgagcagCGTGAATGAGAGTGGAGTACTCAGAACATGTACCACCTCTTTTTTGGTGTACATAAGCTTTCTCCTCATTCTTACTCACGAGTCTTGAGTGCTCCTCAGCttcctcctagaggtggtgcccggtgtggatcttaccatgattcatatggttttggttcacatgtaagaggttttgagttgcAGGACTTTGGCGGACCATATTTTTCCTATCATGGCACTCGCCCTTAGTGCactagtattgatttgcatgcacctgcttttgctacttcaggGCAGATGACCCAGTATTGGATTCCCAATAGGTTTTTGCCTAATGATtttgtagtaaaaggtcaagaagacatggtgtgtaagttgttgaagtccttgtatgaccttaaacaagctcctaaacaatggcatgagaagtttgGCAAAATTTTAACATTTATAGGCTTTTTGGTCAATGTGGTAGATAAAATGTGTGTACTATCACCATGGTGAGGGTGAGAgagttatattgtgcttgtatgttgatgacatactaataTTTGGGACAAATCTTGATGTGGTTAATGAGatcaagtctttcttatctcaaagctttgatatgaaagatctgggtgaggctgatgtaatcttagacatcaagttaatcaaaggagAGAATGGGATTACTCTTAtacaatctcattatgttgagaaggtcttgagccgcTTTAGCTACCAGGACAACAAGCCttttccaacaccttatgatcccagTGTGATATtttgaaagaataagaaaagtggtAGGAACCAACTCAGATACTatcagattattggatcacttaTGCACCTAGCAGATGCTACATagcctgacatctcatttgctaCATAGTCactttacttctaacccgggtgatgaacattggcgtgcgcttgagcgagtcatgcgctatttgcttggtactatgagttatggtcttcactattcTGGGTACCCAATGGTACTGGAGgattatagtgattcaaactggatatctgatgctgatgagatttacaCCACAAGTAGATATGTAGTCACTCTAGGTGGTATTGTTgtgtcatggaggtcttgcaaacagatcatcttgatgagatcaaCTATAGAAGCAGAACTCGCTGCATTAGAATAgccactgttgaggcagaattGCTGTGtagttgttgatggacttacatgtggttgagaaaccggtaccagctatccttatgaactatgataatcagatggttattatcaaagtaactaaggataatgacaagtcctcaaagcacgtaaagagacgattgaagtctgttaggaaattgagaaactccgaagtgataaccttggattatatccaaacaacTAACAACCTGGCAAATCCTTTTACGAAGGGACTATCAcagaatgtgatagataatgcatcaaaggagatgggtatgagacgtatgtgagttataccatagtggtaacccaacctatgtgatcggagCTCCTGTGAATTAGAACctgggaagaacaagctattggtctaaTTGGAGTAGAgtacctttgttgtttgacccactcgagtgaagatcCAATACTCTCAGAGATTTGTAAGCcaggttggctattgccttaatatgttttgttggcTTTAAGTAGCGAATATGCTGACCTACAGggtattcttgaaagaacacacctatatgagtctaACTGTTGATCGTAGTCTATGagatttgggtgatctctagtaaCTCATGAGGAGACCATAGAgtaggacttatatgctccacccacggggtagcctactggcagccaagtatcaattatgactttaagtgaaacttgtttgcacaaaacttacAATTGAAGGCAtagtccattgttcaagttgtgaatgatTGTAGCTTGATGTTTTAGGttgatgttcaacttaacagtctccactgaaacactggtatatcaaacaacagTGGAAAACTGACAATTCTCTataggactttgagatctggtgggggattgttagaattattaggGCCGAcccatgtaataatttctaataaatctcaaaggctcaTATTGTGGAGAGGTAGCTCATGTTGAGGCCCACCCTCCATTAGTATCATAATGCTAATGGAGGTAGATGTGGGGGGGGGGTTTCTctttatatatatgcaaggaccccACCTTATTGGGTACACATACAACATAAACTGATAATTGAGAGTAGCCTTAAAATTGGGAGCACTCTCATTacatgagtctatataagagttaatgttttgcctctttctctctcggcTGTGCTACCACTATAGTCTATTCCATTTTGGCATCAGCGTGCACTGGCGAACAAGAGAGCAAGTCTTCGAAACCCTCGTTCTCGAGATCTTGCactgggagagggcgaataaggtttttgggaagtaCTTTGTGCAACTGCGCAAGTTCTTCACTATGGCTCATCTTCCTAGTCGCTTGGGCGCTGCAGCTGTCATAGTCAACAAATTCGGCGCGTCATCAGCAGGATCGATTGTGCTGTCAACACACTGCAACCAGTATCTTTAGCAACCTCCACAATGCAAGACCAGTACGTAAAAACCATATTACTCGTACATTATTTCCTGCGATTCCTAATTTtaagtatagtagatctagtcatatgttgtGCTTTTGTatacatgtctagattatgctctgatgatatgatcatacagtttatcagtttctgctcatgaattatttatgggttaaattaaatctaaatgtGCCATATATTCCAACAGATAATCCACGCCTGATATTGATTGGTGGGGACTATAACATCTTAAGGTTTGGTGCATTTCTTGTTCAACGCAATTATTGACAGCTTGGACCTAAGATAGGTTGAAATTTCGGGGAGAAGATAAACCTAGTCAAACAATCTTGATAACCCCACCTTTGAGAAACCCGATCAAGTCTTAGCGACTATAGAGTGGGAATTAAAATACCAATTGGTAGTTGTTCAAACCCTCGAGCGGACATCATTATCAGACCATACTCCTATCTTGGTAGATACTAATGACTCGACTCCAAATGGAGGTCAAAGACCTTCAAGTTTGAACTAGGTTGGCTAGCTCGCGAGGGGTTTGCAGATCGGGTTAAGGACTTATGGAATCGGCAATCAGGAGGATGGATCTCCACACAAAGGTGGATAAACAAACTTAGCTCACTAAAACGACACCTTAAATGATGGGCTGTGCAAACTAGTGGGACGTATAAACAACAAAACGAAGACCTGCTAGCGATAATCGACGAACTTGACAAAAAGTCTGGCCTTCGTTGTCTAACAGAAAGTGAGATTAACATAAAGAACCAATCGAACGAAAAGTTGGTTAAACTACTCTGAGAAGAGAAGACAAAATGGTACCAACGTGCCAAGGTCAATGATATCCTCCAAAGAGATAATAATACATGCTATTTCCAAATGATTGCAAATGGCAAACATAGAAAACAATGCATCTTTAGCCTAGAACAAGAAGGAAACATTGAGGGACAAGCTCAGTTAAATACATATATAGCTAAATATTACAAGGAATTATTTGGGCCACCTGAGAACAATTATTTCTTCATGATAGAGTCACGAAAAGATGACATCACTTAGGTGACTGACGTCAAAAATGACATTCTTACAGTCTCACTCACAGAAAAGGAAGTAAAGAGCCATATTACAAACGGAAGGTCATAAAGCACCAAGTCTGAATGGATTCCCAACCGAGTTCTACCATACCTTCTAGGACAACATCAAGGAAGATCAGATGGAAATGTTTCATGAAATACATGTCAGGAATCTCCCGATATACAACCAAAATTTTGAAGTAATTACGTTCCTACCAAAGATTAAAGAAGTTTGTCGCAACTACCAGTATAGACCCATCGGCCTACTAAATATCAGCTTTAAAGTTTTCACCAAGGTGGTCACTAACCAAATCAATAGTGCTACAGACCATATAATCTATTCCACACAAATGGCGCTCATACGTGGAACAAATATCCTAGAAGGGGGTCATCATTATACATGAAACGTTACACGAGCTCCGTTTAAAAAAGATGAGCGGTGTAATACTCAAAATTAACTTTGAGAAGGcttatgataaaataaaatgaccATCTTACTACAGTCCCTTGGGACGAAAGGATTTTTGCCTAAATGGTGCATATGGGTTGAAAGCTTCATTTCTAGGGGGTCGATGAAGAAACTGGTCATTACTTCTAGACAAAAAAGGATCTATGTCATGGTGGCCCTCTCTCTCCAATTCTATTTAACATTGTTGCAGATATGTTAGCAGTACTAATTAAGAGGGCTAAAAATGCTACCCAAATCTAAGGAGTTGTACCCCCGTTTGGTAGAAAGTGGGCTATCAATCCTCCAATATGCCAATGACACGATCTTATTCATGGATGTTGACTTGGAGAAGGCCAAGAACATGaatctttttctttgctttcGAGCAGCTTTTAGGGTTAAAAATAAACGTTcataaaaatgaattattttaCTTTGGGGTGGCTCACGACAAAGCCaatcaatatgctaaaataTTTGGATGTACAATGGGTGAGTTACCCCTGCGGTACATAGGAATCCCAATTCAATATCGAAAACTCAGAACTCGAATTGGAAAGAAGTAAAGGAACGAATCGAAAAAAGACTGAGCAGCTGGAAGGCCAAGTAGTTAACTACAGGTGGCAGACTGGTACTTCTTAACTTAGTTCTTAGTAGTCTACCCCTCTATATGATGTCCTTCTTCTAGATACCACGTGGGGTTCTAGCTAAGATTGATTATCTTCGATCAAGATTCTATTAGCAAAGCAATGGTCACAAAAAGAAGTACCGCCTGGTAAAATCGAAAGTCTTATGTAAACCCAAAGACCTGGGTGGATTAGGGATAAATGACATTTATATCCAAAATACTTCTCTTCTATGTAAGTGGCTATACAAGTTACTGACAAAGAAGGGGACTTGGCAAGAACTACTTCGAAACAAATATAAGGGGATACAATCACTTTTGCAAGTCGAAGAAAAACCAGGTGACTCGCACTTCTAGGCCAGATTATTGAAAGTGAAAAGTATCTTATTCCGATATGGTACTTTTGATATAAAGGACGACTCTGAAAATAGATTTTGGGACGATATTTGGTTAGGCAACTCATCACTGAGAGTCCAATTTCTTTCACTATATAACATCGTGAGAAATAAACAAGCCTCGGTAGCTAAGGTGATGGAATCATTCCCCACATGTATTTCTTTTAGGCGAGACTTGACTAGCCCAAAATTGGTCTTGTGGAATGAATTGACGGCACATCTCACCAATATCACTTTATCTAGGGACAACGATGAGTTCAAATGGAGTTTAAACCAAACTGGAAGGTTCACAGTTAGCTCTCTGTACAGGGCCCTGGTGCATGAGGATGAACCAATCCAAAATAGTCAAatgtgaaaattaaaactacTTCCTTTGGTATTTACACAAGGGTGTTCTATTAACAAAGGATATCATAAGCACGAGACAATGGCTTGGAGATCAGAAATGTTGTTTTTGCCACAAATTTGAGACAATTAAGCACCTCTTCTTTGATTGCCATTTTGCATGTTCTGCATGGCTAATAGTCTAGGTAGCATCGTGAGCTGATCAAGTCCCGAGGAGCACCCAACCGTGACCTCTCacgtgaagaaaagaaaaaaaaagagagaggttCAAGTCCCGAGGACACCAAGGCCTGCTCTCTCACGTGAAAAGCCAAAACTTGGCATCTTTGCTAGGTGCACTCAAGGAAGTCTACCAGGAGCTTTGCTGTTTCATTGCTGCACATACACAAAGTGTACCAGGACTTCTGCAGTTTTTTGCTTCGTGCACACATGGCTGTACCAGAGAGGCTGCCAGCTATTTTGTTCCTAATTATTCTTCGTCATGgcttctatgaaatatgatattcTGCTGCTAGATCATGATACAAGATTTTCTCTATGGCAAGTAAAGATGCCGACTATTCTTGCGCACACTGATCTGGATGATGCGCTTGATAATTTTGGAAATAAGGATAAAAAATCTTGGtctgatgaagaaaagagaaaggatcgtaaggctttgtcacaaattcatcttcatttatcaaacaatatttcGCAGGAGGTTTTACAGGAGAAAACCGCTGCTGCTTTATGGCTAAAGCTGGAATCGATCTGCATATCTAAGGATCTAACCAGTAAaatgcatctgaagatgaagttgttcacGCACAAATTACAGGAGGGTGTTTCTGTGATGAATCATCTTTCGGTCTTTAAGGAGATCGTTGCTGACCTACAGtctatggaggtaaaatatgatgatgaggatttgagtcttattctttGTGCTTATTACCCagttcttttgcaaacttcagagataccatattatacagtcatgatacactatgaaagaagtttatgaggccttgcatgctaaggaaaagatgaaacagatggtgtctactgatggctctacttccaatggagaaggtttgaTTGTGCGTGGCAGGACAAAGGAAAATAATTTGCATAAGAGCCAAAGAAATAAAAGTTCGAACGGTTACAGGGGTTGTTCAAAGTCCAGAGACAAAGAAAAATTCTGcaggtattgcaagaaaaataatcatgacatatctgaatgttacaagttgaagaataaagaaaagaggaaaggtaaatctaatgaagaaggTATAAGGTAAGGTTGGtatctgaatgttacaagttgaagaacaaagaaaagaggaaaggtaaATCTGATGAAGAAGGTataaggcaaggttggttgtaAAAGGCTATAGCCAGATTccaggtattgattataatgatgtaTTCCTCTATTAtgaagcatagttctattcgcactttactcagtattgttgctatgcatgattatgaacttgagcaattagatgttaaaattgtatttttacatggggagttagatgaagaCATTTGTATGGATCAACCTAAAGGTTTTCTTATTCCTGGAAAAGAAGACCTtgtctgtaaattaaagaaatctctttatggtttgaagcagtCTCTTAAacagtggtacaagaggtttgactcttttatgctctctaatggttttaagtGTTCTGATTATGATAGctgtgtctatttgaagactgttaatagttcagctatttatttgcttctctatatcgatgatatgttgattgctgcaaaggataaatcagaaatagccaaattgaaatcacagttgagtaatgaatttgagatgaaggatttaggtgcagcaaagaaaattcttggtaTGGAGATCATTAGAGACTGGAAAGCTGgaaagttatatcttagtcaacaaggttatattgagaaggtccttCGTCGTTTTAATATGCATAATGCAAAACCAGTGAGTACTCCATTAGCCActcatttcaaattatcttcagctcTATATCCTGAGTCAGAGTATGATATTGAGTACATATCTAGAGTTCCATATTCTAGTgcagttggttcacttatgtatgccatggtctgctctcgtcctgatttatctcatgcactgagTGTTTTTAGTAGATTCATGGCTAATCCTGGCAAAGAGTATTGGAAAGCTGTTCAGTGGATTTTCAGATATCTGCATGGTAGTTCTAATGTTTGTTTGCAGTTTGgaaaatctggagatggacttgttggttatTTGATTcagattatgctggtgatttggataagaggagATCTCTCATAGGTTATGTTTTCACTGttggtggttgtgctgttagttggaaagcgtgtttgcaggctactgttgctttatcaactactgaacctaaatatatggctatttctgaagcatgcaaagaagtTGTTTGGCTGAGAGGTTTGCATATTGAGCtttgtggagataattcttgCATTAATATATTCTGTAATAGTCAGAGTGCTATTTGTCTTACAAAGGATCAGATGTTTaatgaaagaacaaagcacattgatatgaggtatcattatattcgagatgtcattgctcaaggtgataataaaatataaaagataAGTACTCATGATAATCCTGCTAATATGATGACAAAGCTAGTtcctgctactaaatttgagctatgctcaagtttagttggtgttacagtttgagtcCTAGAGATTTTGACgtcggtgatatttattattgaatggagtttattgatgattttttatttgctacaagataGAATTCgtctcaaggtggagtttgttggattgtgatcccaATTCATGTTGGAATTCTTGTTGGGACAGACAAGGGACGCATTCGGCCCATATTCCggaacagtccgtattagactcgagtcgtatgtgtctacccctataaatatatgttgTAAGCTGCAAGGAGAGCTAAGAGGCTTATTGTGATCCCCTGCGTTGTACACATCcttgatatagtgaagatcgccgATTGTCGCCCGTGGTTTTTTCCCGTAAGGGTTTTCCacgtaaaaatcgtgtctcgtGTTCGATCCTGTCGTGCTTTATTTCTAACACCCCTGTTCAGCCGAAATAAGAGCACAATTGAAAGACCAAGATAGAGAAGGTAGAGCCTTCGTGGAGAAAACCGAGTCAAGAGGGGGCCTTTGGAGCGAAGACAAATCCGAAGGTGTAAGAAGGTTGTAAGAAGGTTGAGTTCAGAAGGAAGCAAAGAAGCTACTCCGCACTTGCAGCGAAGCCAACCCCATGAAGGTTATGGCAAAGGTCCCCCATCCGAAGCGAAGCACTCTCCCGAAAAACTatacagatgacatggcacgaTGACAAACATGTAAATACCCCCGAATATACCTCCGTACAAGGGTGTGTATTTCAGTAAAGATGGTGGTAGGGATGGATTATAAATACACCCACCCCAGACTAATATGATATTGAATTCTCAAGCACCACATACGTAATACAAGCTCACTTTGCATCCTGTTCGATTCTCTCTAGCCTTCGAGGCCTTCCCCATTCGGGTTTGGTCACAAGGCCCACTTCTACTTGTTTGGATCCGTATCCATATCACCCTACTCAACCCATCACCCTCTGAGATGACATGCTAATGGTCGATGAGCAGTTTTGTTCTTATTATTAGCGTGCCAAAGGTGGACGGGCCAGCAGTACAGAGTGGAGCAAATGGCGTGTCAGCTTGGGTAAGAATTGGTGAGGATTGGcatttctagaaaaaaaaaatgactacAAAACACTGGGTTATGTGCCAAAACAAAACACCGGATTTTCTGCAACTACGATCACAGGGAACAAGGTTCTATGAAATGTGTCCAACAAAATAAATACCAGAACTTGAATCAATTCATCAAGCAAATAAAAACAATATCTTAATTAGCAGGACATGGTCCAAAGAGAGAAAAACAAATGTTAGACAACATGATTTTCAGGGGAAAAAACAAACAACACATCCTGGAACAAACTGCAACTAAGGCACAGGCATGAATTATGAATTAttctaaaaaaatgttgaaatacAGGGAATAGGAACCTGATCTAGACCCTCTTCTTCCGAGCAGAAGGTCCAAGTGATGAACCACCAGTAGCGTGTTGAGAGCATGAACAGAGTCCACGGAGAATTGCAATTACAGCGAAAACAGCAAAAGGAACATACATCTGAAGCAATTTTGGTGTCGCTCTGCCTGAACTGAACATCTCTCCAAGAATTGCAGACTGTAATGATTAAAGTGAACTTTCAAAACAAATCACGGAAATGAAAGAACATGATCACATCActatttcagaaaaaaaaaaacatgctcaCATCAATCGTAACAGGTAGCCATTCCTCCAGGGAGTCAATATTGGATTTTGCAATTATTTGATATCTGATGTAGTGACAAGAATTAAGTGTTCTGCTCCTACATTTTTATCCAAGACACTGCAGTTGAGATTTATACTGAATATAAATGCCACACATTTAGAGCATATTTGGCTCAAAAGGAACCACAGCCAGAGAATGTTGGCAGTTACTTAATATGCTGTGAAATCACCAACTACAAGAAATGCAATTGATATGCCAAAGCAATCTGGAAGTAACTACCAATCGCATGGGATTACAAAACAATTTTCAGCACTGTTCCATTTGTCACTAGCAAATCATATTTAATCAGAGCAAATGAAACTGAGCAGATTTGGGCATCAATTGACTTCAAATGTATAATTCGGCAGCAATCGACCTAGAATGTACTAGATCTGGAGCACAACTGCAGTGGTGACAAACAAATTTCCAAACATGTATTCGACTTGTGACTCCGCTAAGGGAGGGCGAAAAGATAAGTTTACCATGGAGGTGAGGGTGGAGACGCCGGCCATGAGGGAGGTAGTGGAAACCCAGCGGCGGCGGGCGAGGAGGCCGTAGAGGgtggcgacggcgagcggcCAGTTGAaggccagctccagcaaggTGAGGCCGCGGAAGAAGCCCGGCGGCCTGGCAACGAGGTAGTCGCCGAATTCGGCGGCGTACCACCGCTTGAGGCTCAAGAGCGGCTCCGGGAAGAGGCTGCCTGGGAGGACGGACTGCGCGTCGATCAGCGGTGCTGCGACGGCGATGGTGAGGGAGAAGAACGCGACGGCCaagtccgccgccgccgagatGATGCCCATTATCGCGCGCGCGCTCGCCGGTGGATCTGTTGGGGCTGGGTGGCGACTGGGCGACTACTTGGGGATCTCGAGAAGGAGAAATGGTTGAGTTTGGACTTGGTGGAGGTTTCCGGTGCTGGCCTGCTACTCTGCTAGGCTGATCTGTTTCTTCTGCGTTTCGTAGGTGAATATTTAGATTAGTTCGAATCGTAACAATTCCTGGAATCTTATCCTTAGGAACGAGATAGCCATTAATATATCATTAACTAGTTTGGTTTAGTTTGATAGATTACGTATGAATTATTGGGAATAGATGATTACGGCGTTTGAGTTGTATGCACTAGAATCTAATTAACCAAACTCACGTATACTTGACATCGAATTATTTACTCTAGTACTGCAGATCCAGCTCGATCTACTTTCTTCGTTTCTTCTGTGTACTGTGTTATACTCAGCTCCTCCTATACTTCTTTCGCCCGGCTACATGAGAACAGGAGATGTTTAATGTCCTCGTATTCCATCACGCAAATATGGCAAGCACTTCCTGCTGACTCCACTGAACAATATGTCGGTTAGCAAGCACCTGTGCATGGGATAGGTCCATGCAAAACCCTCCAACCAAAGATTTTTATCTTGAGCGACACATCTATCTTCCACAGCCATGTCCAAGTAGGATTCAACGCTGAGGTACTTTTCTGTAATGGATGGCTGAAGAACATCACCCAAGTGCGTCCAATCTAATTCGGTCACGCCAATTAAGAATCCCTCTACACTTTGAAGGCTAGAGGCCTCGGTCGCGTCGAGTATAGGACCGAGAACGGAGACTAGAGTGGGGTGAATAAGcgtctcacaaatttctttgatagacttctcctattttatcacccaacgcacctcaaaaccaaaagggaacgcaaaaacttaagaaagacaTGTAGCAACAAAGGAAAGCTTGGCTCTCGTAGATATATATGAACACTAGGTTTCATTAATACTCATACCATAAGTCGTTGCCACATAAGGACAGCAACTTGAGAAAAGAAACATTCGAATCAAAGAAAATAACACTGGTAGATGAtattctctaagttgatgatctagaggcaagagaattcaagactcaATTATATATGtgtgaattttatatctttagcaacaagaaaaacaacttcctAAGGTGGGAAAATCTTAGCTCAccaaccaaaacgaaaatcacaacttaaaagaaaaaactcataacaaagtaagggaaccaatagaaacaaattagaaggagatgaacatacaCATCGGAGGAAACATGCACTTTATTTCTTGCAAAGCTCAGCCCTCTTTTAGATAGATTACAAAGTAGTTTcactcacaaaagctctcaaatacacataggctaagcactccactctctttttctctaaaaccctagcatacaaactcaatGGCTGGCTCGAACCTCCCACACAGCCCTCTATTATAGGCCTAGTgaggtagcttagcccttaagcttTCTTGTTCCAacggcctcctacctaccaccgggcattttggtctattttttgctccatccatcaAACGAccatggcgccttcatgacttagcttcgcttcgacgcaagcttcacgatgatgacACGTGACCTTCATCCTTCcgtggttttgaggccaaaccacgaaaccgcctCACATATTTCTCAAAGCATAACTTGCTACACTTGCTTTCACATCAAGCAAGCATCTGAATgtcaacacgtgtactccatcttgcaatcttgaccacaGGTAAGTCTCTCttgctcctgatccctcgggccaccttggcacttgcatcggcatccccttcgtttgacttcgtcgacacgccgtcttcatcctttcTTCCAtgcttgcttgacctccacatgcaCAGCTAAgattacccttgactccacACAGCCTCCtcgatcatccggcaccaagcacccctaTTAGcgccgatcatcccgccgtcggtcaccaagttgcatccgtcacctacacatcatgagaaaAATTGTTAAGGCCGAATATTCCGGCGTTTTCACCTCCTTAGTGCCGGATCATCCAGCACACTCAATCCAGCAAACCGGCCATCTTGCGatctctctacaagaaatgctccgacgaagcatccggtgttcatCCCTTTAAATGTCGGACCACCCGGCAGGtataagtccaccagagccaatTTGCAACCTCT from Phragmites australis chromosome 14, lpPhrAust1.1, whole genome shotgun sequence includes these protein-coding regions:
- the LOC133890982 gene encoding uncharacterized protein LOC133890982 codes for the protein MGIISAAADLAVAFFSLTIAVAAPLIDAQSVLPGSLFPEPLLSLKRWYAAEFGDYLVARPPGFFRGLTLLELAFNWPLAVATLYGLLARRRWVSTTSLMAGVSTLTSMSAILGEMFSSGRATPKLLQMYVPFAVFAVIAILRGLCSCSQHATGGSSLGPSARKKRV